A stretch of Crossiella cryophila DNA encodes these proteins:
- a CDS encoding cytochrome P450, translated as MLTDPRFSRAATAGRDIPRVSAEAHAVGLVALDPPQHTRHRALIAKAFTPRRAERLRPWIAGLVAELAAELIAIGPPADLVTSFANPLTHRAMAELIGVPRHDHARFRHWADVGLSTTTHTPEYQAELLGQMWDYLTDLIRKPARAPGTDLISLLAGTQDHAEADLVILVMTVLVAGYEATAAQIGNIWVALLDQPELTARLRSAEMAVPAMVEELLRWIPLEAGPAPPRYALEAVELGGVVVAAGEPVLVDITSADRDERVFSSADRVCPGRTVNPHLAFGHGPHRCIGAPLARVILQESVAGLLRALPGLCRAGPVAWRSGALVRGLTALPVSW; from the coding sequence GTGCTCACCGACCCACGTTTCTCCCGGGCCGCCACCGCGGGCCGGGACATTCCCCGGGTGTCGGCGGAGGCGCACGCCGTCGGTCTGGTCGCACTCGACCCGCCGCAGCACACCAGGCATCGCGCACTCATCGCCAAGGCGTTCACCCCGCGCCGGGCCGAGCGGCTGCGGCCCTGGATCGCGGGACTGGTCGCGGAACTGGCCGCCGAACTCATCGCGATCGGCCCACCCGCAGATCTGGTCACCAGCTTCGCGAATCCGTTGACGCACCGCGCGATGGCTGAGCTGATCGGCGTGCCGCGGCACGACCACGCGCGGTTCCGTCACTGGGCGGACGTAGGCCTGTCCACCACCACGCATACACCGGAGTACCAGGCCGAACTGCTCGGACAGATGTGGGACTACCTGACCGACCTCATCCGCAAACCGGCCAGGGCACCGGGCACCGACCTGATCAGCCTGCTCGCCGGCACACAGGACCACGCGGAGGCCGATCTGGTGATCCTGGTGATGACCGTCCTGGTCGCTGGGTACGAGGCCACCGCAGCGCAGATCGGCAACATCTGGGTAGCGCTGCTGGACCAGCCAGAACTGACGGCCCGACTGCGTTCGGCCGAGATGGCGGTGCCAGCCATGGTGGAGGAACTGCTGCGGTGGATCCCACTGGAGGCAGGCCCCGCCCCTCCCCGCTACGCGCTGGAGGCGGTCGAGCTTGGTGGAGTGGTGGTCGCCGCCGGTGAGCCAGTGCTGGTGGACATCACCTCCGCCGACCGGGACGAACGTGTCTTCTCCTCGGCCGACCGAGTGTGCCCAGGGCGCACGGTAAATCCGCACCTGGCCTTCGGCCACGGCCCGCACCGGTGCATCGGCGCCCCGCTGGCCAGGGTGATCCTGCAGGAGTCGGTCGCCGGGCTGCTGCGGGCACTGCCGGGGCTGTGCCGGGCCGGGCCGGTCGCCTGGCGAAGCGGTGCGCTGGTCCGCGGACTGACCGCGCTGCCAGTCAGCTGGTGA
- a CDS encoding UbiA family prenyltransferase, with protein MSDLTSIRRKLLAHLETCRPDTVFHAGLLGLAGAVLAAGQDTGLWQYLGAWAVPTLGWIASLYGGDYFDRELDAVSKPLRPIPSGRMSAREAAAGMYLAIVVGLMLAVLLNPLNLAVVAVTAVLGVLYSWKLKGHGFAGNLVRGGPAMLAFLVGMTSVGGEPRWDLLPFGLVFWVHDTASNLLGALCDQDGDRAGGYQTHPVRHGDHASLRLLGWLCAGWIGLACLAPLSAAEFRHGGYLGFLAVSVALTGCAAAILLRAPRPVPRLHALRAHEIVVIERLVLSSAVLATALGVLATLWLLVPALAITALARLAMRRRDHATRFLNGPGPAGVPRPS; from the coding sequence ATGTCCGATCTCACTTCGATCCGGCGGAAGCTGTTGGCACACCTGGAGACCTGCCGCCCGGACACCGTCTTCCACGCGGGTCTGCTCGGCCTGGCCGGCGCGGTGCTCGCTGCGGGCCAGGACACCGGTCTGTGGCAGTACCTCGGCGCGTGGGCGGTGCCGACCCTGGGCTGGATCGCCTCGCTGTACGGGGGCGACTACTTCGATCGGGAACTGGACGCGGTGAGCAAACCGTTGCGCCCCATACCGTCCGGCCGGATGTCGGCCCGGGAGGCCGCGGCCGGGATGTACCTGGCGATCGTGGTCGGACTGATGCTCGCCGTGCTGCTGAACCCGCTCAACCTCGCCGTGGTCGCGGTGACGGCGGTGCTCGGTGTGCTGTACAGCTGGAAGTTGAAGGGCCACGGCTTCGCGGGCAACCTCGTCCGGGGCGGTCCCGCGATGCTGGCCTTCCTGGTCGGCATGACCTCGGTCGGCGGTGAACCGAGGTGGGACCTGCTGCCCTTCGGGCTGGTGTTCTGGGTGCACGACACCGCATCCAACCTGCTGGGCGCGCTCTGCGACCAGGACGGGGACCGCGCGGGCGGGTACCAGACCCATCCGGTCCGGCATGGCGATCATGCCTCCCTGCGGTTGCTGGGCTGGCTGTGCGCTGGCTGGATCGGCCTCGCCTGTCTGGCACCGCTGTCGGCCGCGGAGTTCCGGCACGGTGGCTATCTCGGATTCCTGGCGGTGTCGGTGGCGCTGACCGGGTGCGCGGCCGCGATACTGCTGCGCGCGCCCCGGCCCGTGCCCAGGCTGCACGCGCTCCGGGCGCACGAGATCGTGGTCATCGAGCGGCTGGTGCTGTCCTCAGCCGTGCTTGCCACCGCTCTGGGTGTACTCGCCACACTGTGGCTGCTGGTGCCCGCCCTGGCGATCACCGCCTTGGCGCGGCTGGCGATGCGGCGCCGTGACCACGCGACCCGTTTCCTCAACGGTCCCGGTCCAGCAGGAGTTCCGCGACCCTCCTGA
- a CDS encoding polyprenyl synthetase family protein, which yields MSTTTPVDFGADDLVLSTELANSLADRWRLDDDRLGEICRYALLPPGKLLRPMLLVESAVAVGGTRYGVLPAAVGAESGHTASLVHDDIIDQDELRRGRPAVHVRYGVDDAIVTGDALLFDLFAGLAGCRYRGVAEARIVDALAEVARCGVELCRGQMLEAELTRDRCFDAARYRRMVHLKTAALFRGACVSGALLAGGSAEEVAALRRYADELGIAYQIQDDLLGYLSVPAVTGKPQASDARNGRITMPLILAGQAGGPAARRAIERQLCGGGDAAARHARLRRIVAGSGALDEARDLVREAVGRAGSALAVLPPGASRTRLRRVAELLLDRDR from the coding sequence ATGAGCACGACAACACCAGTGGACTTCGGCGCGGACGATCTTGTGCTGTCCACCGAACTGGCGAACTCGCTCGCCGACCGGTGGCGGCTGGACGATGACCGGCTGGGCGAGATCTGTCGGTACGCACTGCTGCCGCCGGGAAAACTGTTGCGGCCCATGCTGTTGGTGGAATCGGCTGTGGCGGTCGGCGGGACCCGGTACGGGGTGCTCCCGGCCGCGGTCGGGGCGGAGAGCGGCCACACCGCGAGCCTGGTCCACGACGACATAATCGACCAGGACGAGCTGCGCCGGGGCCGCCCTGCGGTGCACGTCCGTTACGGCGTGGACGACGCGATCGTCACTGGCGACGCGCTGCTCTTCGACCTGTTCGCCGGACTGGCCGGTTGTCGGTACCGCGGGGTGGCCGAGGCGCGCATCGTGGACGCGCTGGCGGAGGTCGCGCGGTGTGGTGTCGAGCTGTGTCGCGGGCAGATGCTGGAAGCAGAACTGACCCGCGACCGGTGTTTCGACGCGGCGCGTTACCGGCGGATGGTCCACCTCAAGACCGCCGCGTTGTTCCGGGGGGCCTGCGTCAGCGGCGCGTTGCTTGCCGGTGGATCGGCCGAGGAAGTGGCGGCGCTACGGCGCTACGCCGACGAACTGGGTATCGCCTACCAGATCCAGGACGACCTGCTCGGCTATCTCAGCGTCCCGGCGGTGACCGGAAAACCGCAGGCCAGCGACGCGCGAAACGGCAGGATCACCATGCCGCTGATCCTGGCCGGCCAGGCCGGGGGACCCGCCGCCCGGCGCGCCATCGAACGGCAGCTGTGCGGCGGCGGTGACGCGGCCGCCCGGCACGCCCGGCTGCGTCGCATCGTTGCCGGTTCGGGTGCCCTGGACGAGGCGCGGGACTTGGTGCGAGAGGCGGTCGGCAGGGCCGGTTCGGCGCTGGCCGTGCTGCCGCCCGGCGCCAGCCGGACCCGGCTCAGGAGGGTCGCGGAACTCCTGCTGGACCGGGACCGTTGA
- a CDS encoding class I SAM-dependent methyltransferase: MDGAALKAGWKWMMSELGDYRPVAARTAPAAELLVEWVGVTAGQRVLEVASGPGSAARAAARRHAQVTATDLTPEMLDLGRELAAPEGLDIRWLVGDVEELPLPDNDFDLVVSTFGVECAPQPELVVSELHRVLRPGGTLALAQWRRAGFMGALAKIFHRWQPLSAGLADPLVWGDDQAVRARLAAGFHDIQTREEVLEWHFGSTTELRTFWASHFPPTMAAFAELGADSRAGLHADLADLAAAHRDGDGYRLPLGYLVIRGTAS, from the coding sequence GTGGACGGGGCAGCGCTGAAGGCCGGCTGGAAGTGGATGATGTCCGAGCTGGGCGACTACCGGCCGGTCGCGGCCCGTACCGCGCCCGCGGCGGAGCTGCTGGTGGAGTGGGTCGGGGTGACCGCAGGCCAACGGGTTCTCGAGGTGGCCTCCGGCCCCGGCTCCGCCGCACGAGCCGCAGCCCGCAGGCACGCTCAGGTGACCGCCACCGATCTGACGCCCGAAATGCTTGATCTGGGCCGTGAACTGGCCGCGCCGGAGGGCCTGGACATCCGTTGGCTCGTCGGTGACGTGGAGGAGCTTCCGTTGCCCGACAACGACTTCGATCTGGTGGTCTCCACCTTCGGGGTCGAATGCGCCCCGCAGCCGGAGCTGGTGGTGAGCGAGTTGCACCGAGTCCTGCGCCCGGGTGGCACCCTGGCACTGGCGCAGTGGCGACGGGCCGGGTTCATGGGTGCGCTCGCCAAGATCTTCCACCGCTGGCAGCCGCTGTCCGCCGGGTTGGCCGACCCACTGGTCTGGGGCGACGACCAGGCTGTACGGGCCCGGCTGGCAGCGGGTTTCCACGACATACAGACCAGGGAAGAGGTCCTGGAGTGGCACTTCGGCTCGACGACCGAGCTGCGGACCTTCTGGGCGTCGCACTTTCCACCGACCATGGCCGCATTCGCCGAACTCGGCGCGGACAGCCGCGCCGGCCTGCACGCCGATCTCGCAGATCTCGCCGCGGCGCACCGGGACGGGGATGGATACCGGCTACCACTGGGCTACCTGGTCATCCGCGGCACCGCATCATGA
- a CDS encoding SAM-dependent methyltransferase gives MTTAADGPGTQPPGPAVRLREYAQALGMPLRRGQSGVRALYELESTHNLLTERTLFRNLGYWANSPSTLDEACAALVDLVGERAGLVPGQRVLDAGFGFADQDLQWAARFQPQQIVGIDIIPDHLLLARRRIAAAGLTETIELRLASATAIPFPDGHFDRVVAVESAMHFRTRADFFREARRVLRPDGALVVAEPIAPAPQSQSRISGWLEQTFGGVPPANRCDRAGYTEALTVAGFVEVRVESIRDFVYPQFSRYLAGQLTDPAVRRRLNPLVRAMWHGWLRAFDHRDGVVRLGAQDYVLATARPGRRG, from the coding sequence ATGACCACCGCCGCCGATGGGCCAGGCACCCAGCCCCCCGGCCCCGCGGTCCGGCTCCGGGAGTACGCGCAGGCGCTGGGCATGCCGTTGCGACGGGGCCAATCCGGCGTGCGCGCCCTGTACGAGCTGGAGTCCACGCACAACCTGCTGACCGAGCGCACTCTGTTCCGCAACCTGGGCTACTGGGCGAACTCACCATCCACTTTGGACGAGGCGTGTGCAGCACTGGTCGACCTGGTCGGTGAACGGGCCGGCCTCGTCCCAGGGCAACGGGTCCTGGACGCCGGGTTCGGCTTCGCCGACCAGGATCTTCAGTGGGCCGCCAGGTTCCAGCCCCAGCAGATCGTCGGCATCGACATCATCCCTGACCACCTGCTGCTGGCTCGCCGCCGGATCGCGGCTGCCGGGCTGACGGAGACGATCGAACTCCGGCTCGCCTCGGCCACCGCCATCCCGTTCCCCGACGGCCACTTCGATCGGGTTGTGGCGGTCGAGTCCGCGATGCACTTCCGTACCAGGGCCGACTTCTTCCGGGAGGCCCGCCGAGTGCTGCGGCCGGACGGGGCGCTGGTGGTCGCCGAACCCATCGCACCGGCCCCCCAGAGCCAGAGCCGGATCAGCGGATGGCTGGAGCAGACCTTCGGCGGGGTGCCCCCAGCGAACCGATGCGACCGGGCCGGCTACACGGAGGCGCTGACCGTGGCGGGATTCGTCGAGGTACGGGTGGAGAGCATCCGCGACTTCGTCTACCCCCAGTTCAGCCGCTACCTGGCCGGGCAGCTGACTGATCCCGCGGTGCGCCGAAGGCTGAATCCGCTGGTGCGCGCCATGTGGCATGGCTGGCTGCGCGCATTCGACCACCGGGACGGCGTGGTCCGGCTCGGTGCGCAGGACTATGTGCTGGCCACGGCACGACCGGGACGGCGGGGGTGA
- a CDS encoding cytochrome P450: protein MTGAPRWPFPGPRLGPPPAWAELRTRDPVSRIRTPAGETAWLLTRYADIRALLSDDRFSVGLPGGVRLSGTPLPGDLLFQDPPRHTELRAMVSRSLSARRIEGLRRQTGELTETLLGELRATGDTADLAAGLTYPLSAGVLARLLGVAMAEDARLRAWAGDIMALSATEDSAQLSAWGAVNEHLAALIEEKTASPGDDVLTDLLATCPDAAELQGLAVSIVVAGYATTANTLNLGLITLLGEPDRYRRLAAAPETVPEVVEEILRWHSDRAGLVRIARTDVELGGTLIRRGEIVLAPLLAAAHDPAAFPDPGRFAPAGHGRPQLAFGYGAHHCLGAALARMELRVALTGLVRAMPDLRLTKPVAELPWSTGRLDDGPEKVPVRW from the coding sequence GTGACCGGGGCACCGCGGTGGCCCTTCCCCGGACCGCGGCTGGGACCACCGCCCGCCTGGGCGGAACTGCGCACGCGTGATCCGGTCAGCCGGATCCGCACCCCCGCGGGGGAAACGGCTTGGTTGCTGACCCGGTACGCCGACATCCGCGCCCTGCTCAGCGACGACCGGTTCTCGGTCGGGCTGCCCGGAGGCGTCCGGTTGTCCGGCACTCCCCTGCCCGGCGACCTCCTGTTCCAGGACCCGCCGCGGCACACCGAACTGCGCGCGATGGTGTCTCGAAGCCTGTCCGCGAGGCGGATCGAGGGCCTTCGGCGACAGACTGGAGAGCTGACGGAGACGTTGCTGGGCGAGTTGCGCGCTACCGGCGACACCGCGGATCTCGCCGCCGGGCTGACCTACCCACTCTCCGCGGGTGTGCTGGCGCGGCTGCTCGGTGTGGCCATGGCAGAGGACGCGCGGCTACGGGCGTGGGCGGGCGACATCATGGCGCTCTCCGCAACCGAGGACAGCGCTCAGCTCAGCGCGTGGGGCGCGGTCAACGAGCACCTCGCCGCACTGATCGAGGAGAAGACGGCCAGCCCGGGCGACGATGTGCTCACCGACCTGTTGGCCACCTGCCCGGACGCCGCCGAGCTGCAGGGGCTCGCGGTCAGCATCGTGGTGGCCGGCTACGCCACCACGGCCAACACACTCAACCTCGGCCTGATCACGTTACTCGGGGAGCCGGATCGGTATCGACGGCTGGCCGCCGCGCCGGAGACGGTGCCGGAGGTGGTGGAGGAGATCCTGCGCTGGCACTCCGACCGGGCCGGTCTGGTGCGCATCGCCCGAACCGACGTCGAGTTGGGGGGCACGCTTATCCGTCGTGGTGAGATCGTGCTCGCGCCCCTGCTCGCCGCGGCGCACGATCCAGCGGCCTTCCCCGACCCCGGCCGGTTCGCCCCGGCTGGCCACGGACGCCCGCAGCTGGCGTTCGGGTACGGCGCGCACCACTGCCTCGGTGCCGCGTTGGCCAGAATGGAACTGCGCGTCGCACTGACCGGGCTGGTGCGGGCGATGCCGGACCTGCGACTGACCAAGCCCGTCGCGGAGTTGCCCTGGAGCACCGGCAGGCTGGACGACGGCCCGGAGAAGGTGCCGGTTCGATGGTGA
- a CDS encoding glycosyltransferase — protein MVNESRTDEAEVVVLAMGTRGDVEPPAALAAALTAAGHRVRLATHVGFRELATGAGAEFAEIHGDPQSLLASPAVRLIMQGRAERSPRLVLAGIRQAARTGELAAGPGGIPFDRRLMASIWTALDGAAALVSCGVLGGVSREIALARGLRCVDAAFQPLHPTTAFPAMATQDLPVPPAGHRLTHVLAGHTRRALFRGLVRKLLAEHGLSPAQEHAVLTLYGFSPAVVPAPRDWSKREQVTGYWFRQAVGELPARVADFLAAGPPPVYVGFGSMAGVDPGRITRMVCAAARRANDRLILAAGWWGLGAADLGPDVLVLDEPVAHELLFPRLRAAVHHGGAGTTAQVLRAGIPSVVVPFVFDAYFWARRVRELGVAAPPLPGRNLNEDRLAAALRVTRLPNLVAAAKTLGRRIRTEDGAGTAARLLIAELNSTR, from the coding sequence ATGGTGAACGAGTCGAGGACGGACGAGGCCGAGGTCGTGGTGCTCGCGATGGGCACCCGGGGCGACGTCGAGCCGCCGGCCGCACTGGCCGCCGCGTTGACGGCCGCCGGACACCGGGTGCGGCTGGCCACTCACGTGGGCTTCCGCGAACTGGCCACGGGGGCGGGTGCGGAGTTCGCGGAGATCCACGGCGATCCCCAGTCCCTGCTGGCCAGTCCAGCGGTACGCCTGATCATGCAAGGCCGGGCGGAGCGCAGCCCACGGCTGGTCCTGGCAGGTATCCGCCAAGCGGCGCGGACGGGCGAGCTGGCCGCGGGCCCCGGCGGCATCCCCTTCGACCGCAGACTCATGGCCAGTATCTGGACCGCGCTGGACGGTGCGGCGGCGCTGGTCTCCTGTGGGGTGCTGGGTGGTGTGAGCCGCGAAATCGCGCTGGCCCGCGGCCTGCGGTGTGTCGACGCCGCGTTCCAGCCCCTGCACCCGACCACCGCGTTCCCCGCGATGGCGACCCAGGACCTGCCGGTGCCCCCGGCTGGTCATCGGCTGACACATGTGCTCGCCGGCCACACGCGGCGCGCGCTGTTCCGCGGTCTGGTCCGCAAGCTGCTCGCCGAACACGGGTTGTCACCGGCGCAGGAGCATGCGGTGCTCACTCTGTACGGGTTCAGTCCCGCTGTGGTGCCCGCCCCGCGCGACTGGAGCAAACGGGAACAGGTCACCGGCTATTGGTTCCGCCAGGCAGTTGGTGAGTTGCCTGCCAGGGTGGCGGACTTCCTCGCGGCGGGACCACCGCCGGTGTATGTGGGGTTCGGCAGCATGGCCGGGGTCGATCCCGGGAGGATCACCAGGATGGTGTGCGCCGCAGCCAGGCGGGCAAACGACCGCCTGATCCTCGCGGCGGGCTGGTGGGGACTTGGTGCCGCCGATCTCGGTCCGGACGTGCTCGTGCTGGATGAGCCGGTCGCCCATGAGCTGCTGTTTCCCCGGCTGCGCGCGGCGGTGCACCACGGTGGTGCGGGCACCACCGCGCAGGTGCTGCGCGCGGGCATCCCGTCCGTGGTGGTGCCGTTCGTGTTCGATGCCTACTTCTGGGCCCGCCGGGTGCGTGAACTTGGTGTCGCGGCACCGCCTCTGCCTGGCCGGAACCTGAATGAGGACAGGCTGGCCGCGGCCTTGCGGGTCACCCGGCTGCCAAACCTGGTGGCCGCGGCCAAGACGCTGGGGCGCAGGATCCGGACCGAGGACGGCGCCGGCACAGCCGCCCGGCTGCTCATCGCGGAGCTGAACTCAACCAGGTAG
- a CDS encoding MerR family transcriptional regulator, with protein MLIGELAEVVGVSTRAIRHYHKIGLLPEPARRANRYRSYTVRDAVRLARIRQLTELGLTLDEARDALAEDEGRSLVNILARLEADLDREERELRDRRRRLRRLLDRDDATTSEPISELARLIQDTFPDSVAAGRDREYLTVLDRRVTPELAAYCRVLLADPGLVAHLGEMYRRFDEISDVAPEDPRVAALAADLMRLLPTELADLVRTPDPRRHPIADAVARDLPPAHARLLEHLFESWRLPG; from the coding sequence ATGCTGATTGGCGAACTGGCCGAGGTCGTCGGTGTGTCCACCCGCGCGATCCGGCACTATCACAAGATCGGACTGTTGCCGGAACCGGCGCGGCGGGCCAACCGCTACCGGTCCTACACGGTGCGCGACGCGGTTCGGCTGGCCCGCATCCGCCAGCTGACCGAGCTGGGGCTCACCCTGGACGAGGCGCGCGACGCGCTCGCCGAGGACGAGGGCCGGAGCCTGGTGAACATCCTGGCCAGGTTGGAAGCCGACCTGGACCGTGAGGAGCGAGAACTGCGGGACCGCCGACGCAGGCTGCGCCGGCTGCTGGACCGCGACGACGCCACCACGAGTGAGCCGATTTCCGAGCTGGCCCGGCTCATCCAGGACACCTTCCCTGACAGTGTGGCGGCCGGCAGGGACCGTGAGTACCTCACCGTGCTGGACCGGCGCGTCACCCCGGAACTGGCCGCGTACTGCCGGGTCCTGCTCGCCGATCCTGGGCTGGTGGCTCACCTGGGTGAGATGTACCGGCGCTTCGACGAGATCAGCGACGTCGCACCCGAGGACCCGCGGGTGGCCGCGCTCGCCGCCGATCTGATGCGACTCCTGCCCACCGAGCTCGCCGACCTGGTCCGCACCCCGGACCCCCGCCGCCATCCGATCGCGGACGCGGTGGCGCGGGACCTGCCACCCGCGCACGCCCGGCTGCTGGAACACCTCTTCGAGTCGTGGCGACTACCTGGTTGA